The proteins below come from a single Chitinophaga pinensis DSM 2588 genomic window:
- a CDS encoding 5'-nucleotidase, lipoprotein e(P4) family produces MQHKNILLTCVFFAGMIACKTTQSPVATTPAAPATVLQPYGPAWAALWQQRSSEYKALCFQAYNIARVRLDESLSQSASQPLAIVTDIDETVLDNSPYTVHTSLKGHGYSEKTWAEWTAKASADTVPGALSFLQYASTKGVHVFYISNRAETERNVTLQNLQRWHFPDADNEHLLLKTSGSGKESRRAQVAQTHKIILLMGDNLGDFAEIFDKQPVDKRTAFTQQSAADFGNRFIVLPNPMYGDWLPAMFEYNYKRRAGEMDSLLKKQLKDY; encoded by the coding sequence ATGCAACACAAAAATATTTTACTCACATGTGTATTCTTTGCCGGTATGATTGCCTGCAAAACAACACAGTCGCCTGTTGCGACCACACCAGCTGCACCTGCTACCGTATTACAACCTTATGGTCCTGCCTGGGCCGCTTTGTGGCAGCAACGATCATCAGAGTATAAAGCGCTGTGTTTTCAGGCATATAATATCGCCAGGGTACGATTGGATGAAAGTTTGTCACAGTCCGCCTCACAGCCATTGGCGATTGTAACGGATATTGATGAAACCGTACTGGATAACAGTCCGTATACAGTGCATACATCCTTGAAAGGCCACGGTTACTCAGAAAAAACATGGGCAGAATGGACGGCAAAAGCGAGTGCGGATACAGTGCCAGGCGCATTGTCTTTTTTGCAATACGCGTCAACTAAAGGCGTGCATGTGTTTTATATCAGCAACCGTGCAGAAACAGAACGTAACGTTACTTTACAGAATCTGCAACGCTGGCATTTTCCGGATGCAGATAATGAACACCTGTTGTTAAAAACTTCTGGATCAGGAAAGGAAAGTCGTCGTGCGCAGGTCGCACAAACGCATAAGATCATATTGCTGATGGGAGATAATTTAGGCGACTTTGCAGAGATATTTGATAAGCAACCTGTGGATAAACGCACGGCATTCACACAACAATCCGCTGCTGATTTTGGTAACAGATTTATTGTATTGCCCAATCCGATGTATGGTGATTGGTTGCCTGCCATGTTTGAGTATAATTATAAGCGTAGGGCAGGGGAGATGGATTCTTTGTTGAAGAAGCAATTGAAAGATTATTAA
- a CDS encoding OmpA family protein has translation MMRVLLLICCCLALGLEMNAQVITYDNAKKKAQKSFDDAQMAVREYRMLDAIDLLKDAVRQEPGFTDAYGQMVITYVELKKYKEAIINFETLKSLDSPSIRPALLAYSKALAGEGRFADALTAVTIYSQTGKTRSEKAEALIRTYTFAAKAAAKPVPFKPKNLGDSVNSKDPEYFPSLTIDGRMLVFTRRVNSKNEDFYVSEKDDSLGWMPAYSIGAPVNSANNEGAQNVSLDGNMLVFTGCDFPGGRGSCDIYYTIRTEEGLWVDPMNLGSPINTRAWESQPSLSADKQTLYFARETQDAGSDIFMSKMQPNGKWGYPERLDSNINTTGREATPFIHPDNQTLYFSSNGHQGFGDMDIFVSRRQPDGSWGPAVNLGYPINTADEDASLIVAADGKTAYFASDRSDSRGQLDLYSFELYPEVRPLKTLYVSGFVYDAKTQKRLIANIETYDLSTGQVAATIRTDKVGNFMAPLPTGKDYAFSVNRKGYLFYSDNFSLKNVSPDSSFYREIALQPLDTSAVLVLHNIFFDTRQFALKTGSELELNRLVALLRENPTVTIEISGHTDNIGNTKDNVLLSERRAQAVVKYLVDKGIAAERLQAKGYGETKPVADNMTAAGRAENRRTELKILTL, from the coding sequence ATGATGAGAGTCCTCTTATTGATATGCTGTTGCTTAGCGTTAGGCCTGGAGATGAATGCCCAGGTGATAACCTATGACAATGCAAAGAAAAAAGCACAGAAAAGTTTTGATGATGCTCAGATGGCCGTAAGGGAATATCGTATGCTGGATGCGATTGATCTGCTGAAAGACGCTGTAAGACAGGAACCCGGTTTTACAGATGCTTATGGACAAATGGTGATCACCTACGTAGAGCTGAAAAAGTACAAAGAAGCAATCATTAATTTCGAAACACTTAAAAGCCTGGACAGCCCTTCTATCCGGCCTGCACTGCTGGCCTACTCCAAAGCGCTGGCAGGAGAAGGACGTTTCGCAGATGCACTCACTGCTGTTACCATCTATAGTCAGACCGGTAAGACAAGAAGTGAGAAAGCAGAAGCCCTGATCAGAACCTATACTTTCGCTGCCAAAGCAGCTGCCAAACCGGTTCCTTTCAAACCAAAGAACCTGGGAGACAGCGTCAACAGCAAAGACCCTGAATATTTTCCTTCGCTCACCATTGACGGTCGTATGCTCGTCTTTACACGGCGTGTAAATAGCAAAAACGAAGATTTCTATGTATCCGAAAAAGACGACAGCCTTGGCTGGATGCCGGCTTACAGTATCGGTGCACCAGTAAACTCTGCTAATAATGAAGGCGCTCAGAACGTATCCCTGGATGGTAACATGCTGGTATTCACCGGCTGCGACTTTCCTGGTGGTAGAGGAAGCTGTGATATCTACTACACTATCCGTACAGAAGAAGGCTTATGGGTTGATCCGATGAACCTCGGTTCTCCTATCAACACCCGTGCATGGGAATCCCAGCCAAGTCTGTCTGCAGATAAACAAACCCTTTACTTTGCCCGTGAAACACAGGATGCAGGTTCTGATATCTTCATGAGTAAAATGCAACCTAACGGTAAATGGGGTTATCCGGAAAGACTCGATTCCAATATCAATACAACCGGACGTGAAGCAACGCCTTTCATACATCCTGACAACCAGACCCTGTACTTCTCCTCCAACGGACACCAGGGTTTTGGCGATATGGACATTTTCGTATCCCGCCGTCAGCCTGATGGTAGCTGGGGACCAGCCGTTAACTTAGGTTATCCTATCAATACAGCTGACGAAGATGCAAGTCTGATTGTAGCTGCGGATGGTAAAACGGCTTATTTCGCTTCCGACAGATCTGATAGCCGCGGACAACTGGATCTCTACAGCTTCGAACTATATCCGGAAGTAAGACCATTGAAAACACTCTACGTAAGTGGATTTGTTTATGATGCAAAAACCCAGAAACGTCTGATAGCCAATATCGAAACTTACGACCTTTCAACAGGGCAGGTAGCAGCAACTATCCGCACAGACAAAGTAGGTAATTTCATGGCGCCGTTACCAACCGGAAAAGACTATGCTTTCAGCGTAAACCGCAAGGGTTATCTGTTCTATTCAGATAATTTCTCGCTGAAAAACGTCTCTCCTGATTCATCATTCTACAGAGAAATTGCTTTACAGCCACTGGATACAAGTGCAGTACTCGTACTGCATAACATCTTCTTTGATACCCGACAGTTCGCGCTCAAAACAGGTTCTGAACTGGAGCTGAACAGACTTGTCGCATTACTCAGAGAAAATCCGACCGTTACAATTGAAATCAGCGGTCACACCGATAATATCGGTAATACCAAAGACAACGTATTACTGTCTGAACGTCGTGCGCAGGCGGTTGTGAAATACCTGGTAGATAAAGGCATTGCTGCTGAAAGATTACAAGCCAAAGGTTATGGAGAAACTAAACCGGTGGCGGATAATATGACAGCTGCAGGTAGAGCGGAAAACAGAAGAACGGAGCTGAAAATTCTTACTTTGTAA
- a CDS encoding aminopeptidase P N-terminal domain-containing protein produces the protein MKNLPLDSQIFIKNRQRFIAAMQPDSIAIINSNDELPTNGDALHKFQQNADLYWLTGIEQEDTMVILCPDNPDPKFREVLVLVRPNELKEKWDGHRLRKDEAFAVSGISTVVWLDSLDAMLQPWIHDVTNIYLNTNENNRKSSLVPVRDYRYAEEMRSRYPLHNYLRAAVIFKQLRAAKTPEEVTVLQHAIDITEKTFRRLLQFIRPGVWEHEIHAEILHEFLRNRADGEAYGSIIASGDRARILHYIFNNQECKDGELILMDFGAAYGGYNADLTRTVPVNGKFTARQREVYDACLHLHNYAKTILRPGITIAKYHEMVGVEAGKQFVKIGLLKEEDIKNQDPEVPAYRKYLYHGISHHLGVGVHDLGPSFHQPIPENSVMTIEPGIYIEEEKMGIRIENNIWLTAGGNVDLMRNIPITADEIESLMKK, from the coding sequence ATGAAAAATTTACCATTAGACTCTCAGATCTTCATTAAGAATCGCCAGCGCTTTATTGCTGCCATGCAGCCGGATTCCATTGCTATTATCAATTCCAATGACGAATTGCCGACGAATGGAGACGCATTGCATAAATTCCAGCAGAATGCTGATCTGTATTGGTTGACCGGTATTGAGCAGGAGGATACGATGGTCATTTTATGTCCTGATAATCCGGATCCGAAATTCCGTGAAGTACTGGTACTGGTACGTCCGAATGAACTGAAAGAGAAATGGGATGGACACAGACTGCGTAAAGACGAGGCTTTCGCCGTTTCAGGTATTTCTACCGTAGTGTGGCTGGACAGCCTGGATGCTATGTTGCAACCCTGGATCCATGATGTTACTAACATTTATCTGAATACCAACGAGAATAACCGTAAGTCAAGCCTGGTGCCTGTAAGGGATTACCGTTATGCGGAAGAAATGCGTAGCCGTTATCCTTTGCATAATTATCTGCGTGCAGCCGTTATATTCAAGCAACTGCGCGCTGCAAAGACACCTGAGGAAGTGACTGTATTACAGCACGCGATCGATATTACTGAAAAGACTTTCCGCCGTTTATTACAGTTCATCCGTCCTGGTGTATGGGAGCATGAAATCCACGCGGAGATCCTGCATGAATTCCTGCGTAACAGGGCTGATGGTGAGGCATATGGCTCTATTATCGCCAGTGGCGACCGCGCACGCATTCTCCACTATATATTCAATAACCAGGAATGTAAAGATGGTGAACTGATCCTGATGGACTTCGGCGCTGCCTATGGCGGTTATAACGCAGATCTTACCCGTACAGTACCGGTAAATGGCAAGTTTACTGCCCGTCAGCGTGAAGTATACGATGCCTGTCTGCACCTGCATAACTATGCTAAAACCATCCTCCGTCCAGGTATTACCATTGCGAAATATCATGAAATGGTGGGTGTGGAAGCCGGTAAGCAGTTTGTCAAAATCGGCCTGCTGAAAGAGGAAGACATTAAAAATCAGGATCCTGAAGTGCCAGCGTACCGCAAATACCTGTACCATGGTATTTCCCATCACCTGGGTGTGGGCGTACATGACCTTGGACCGTCTTTCCACCAGCCGATTCCGGAGAATTCCGTGATGACCATAGAACCCGGTATCTATATTGAGGAAGAGAAAATGGGTATTCGTATAGAGAACAATATATGGTTGACAGCAGGCGGTAATGTGGACCTGATGAGGAATATTCCTATTACTGCTGACGAGATAGAGTCGTTGATGAAGAAATAG
- the purS gene encoding phosphoribosylformylglycinamidine synthase subunit PurS: protein MTFTAHINVMPLKELLDPQGKAVMSGLKNLGIGNVHDVRIGKHITLQIEAASKEEAQQLAENACQKLLANQVMESFEVSIH from the coding sequence ATGACGTTTACTGCACATATAAATGTGATGCCGCTGAAAGAATTACTGGACCCTCAGGGCAAAGCTGTAATGAGTGGTTTAAAGAACCTCGGTATCGGTAATGTACATGACGTGAGAATTGGCAAACACATCACCCTTCAGATAGAAGCTGCTTCTAAAGAAGAGGCACAACAACTGGCAGAAAATGCCTGTCAGAAACTGTTGGCTAATCAGGTGATGGAATCTTTTGAAGTTAGCATCCACTAA
- the pckA gene encoding phosphoenolpyruvate carboxykinase (ATP) codes for MQVSSVRNPVADLLELGIRQTSHIFYQLEPTELISQTVALGQGAILSNGALAVNTGQFTGRSPKDKFIVKDALTASTVNWNDFNIPFSPENFDKLYDRITRYFAGKDVWMREGYACADPSYRVNIRVITESPWANLFAYNMFLRPSEEELEDIHADWTIIQAPGCLADPATDGTRQSNFAVVNFSRKMILIGGTAYTGEIKKGIFTILNYVLPHEHGVLSMHCSANLGAKGDTAIFFGLSGTGKTTLSADPDRRLIGDDEHGWSADNVFNFEGGCYAKCIDLSEEKEPQIFHAIREGALLENIMCHPGTSDVNYADKCITENTRVSYPLHYIDNAVIPSVGGVPDNIFFLTCDAYGVLPPISRLTPEQAMYQFISGYTARVAGTETGVTEPTTTFSTCFGAPFLPLHPVQYASLLGEKLRSHKATVWLINTGWTGGSYGTGQRIRLSYTRAMVSAALNGQLDKLAYKDHPVFGVSIPESCPGVPSEILDPRNTWADKSAYAQRANELGVKFVRNFEKYAAQATPEILSASPRI; via the coding sequence ATGCAAGTTAGCAGTGTAAGGAATCCTGTTGCCGACCTATTAGAGCTGGGTATACGGCAAACGAGTCATATTTTCTATCAACTGGAGCCAACAGAACTTATTTCACAAACTGTGGCTCTCGGACAGGGCGCTATCCTCAGCAACGGCGCCCTCGCAGTGAACACCGGACAATTTACCGGAAGATCTCCTAAAGACAAATTTATCGTAAAAGACGCGCTCACAGCGTCTACTGTCAACTGGAACGATTTTAACATTCCTTTCAGCCCGGAAAACTTTGACAAACTGTATGACCGGATCACCCGTTATTTTGCGGGTAAAGATGTCTGGATGCGGGAAGGTTACGCCTGTGCAGATCCCTCCTATCGTGTCAACATCCGTGTCATCACAGAATCACCCTGGGCGAACCTGTTTGCCTACAACATGTTCCTGCGGCCCTCAGAGGAAGAACTGGAAGACATTCACGCAGACTGGACCATCATCCAGGCGCCGGGATGTCTTGCAGATCCTGCCACTGACGGTACCCGCCAGTCTAATTTTGCGGTGGTCAACTTCAGCCGTAAAATGATCCTTATCGGCGGTACTGCTTACACCGGTGAGATCAAGAAAGGAATTTTCACCATTCTCAATTATGTTCTGCCACACGAACATGGCGTACTGAGTATGCACTGTTCCGCCAACCTGGGCGCCAAAGGCGATACCGCCATTTTCTTCGGATTAAGCGGTACGGGTAAAACAACGCTCAGCGCAGATCCAGACAGACGACTGATCGGGGACGATGAACATGGCTGGTCTGCTGACAATGTCTTCAACTTCGAAGGAGGTTGCTATGCCAAGTGTATAGACCTCAGCGAAGAAAAGGAACCACAGATCTTCCATGCCATCCGCGAAGGTGCACTGCTGGAGAATATTATGTGCCATCCAGGTACCAGCGACGTTAATTACGCCGACAAGTGTATCACGGAAAACACAAGGGTATCCTATCCCCTCCATTATATCGATAACGCCGTTATACCTTCAGTAGGTGGCGTACCGGATAATATATTCTTCCTGACCTGCGATGCATACGGCGTACTGCCGCCTATCTCCCGGCTCACGCCTGAACAGGCGATGTACCAGTTTATCTCAGGTTATACTGCCAGGGTAGCGGGTACAGAAACCGGTGTTACAGAACCAACAACTACATTCAGCACCTGTTTCGGAGCGCCTTTCCTTCCGTTGCACCCGGTGCAATATGCATCTCTGCTGGGCGAGAAACTGCGCAGTCATAAGGCGACAGTCTGGTTGATCAACACCGGCTGGACCGGTGGCTCCTATGGTACCGGTCAGCGTATCAGGTTGTCCTATACCAGGGCCATGGTAAGCGCCGCACTGAACGGACAGCTGGATAAACTTGCTTATAAAGATCATCCCGTTTTCGGCGTCTCTATCCCCGAATCCTGTCCGGGCGTGCCTTCCGAAATACTGGATCCGCGCAATACCTGGGCTGATAAATCCGCTTACGCCCAGCGGGCTAATGAGCTGGGTGTGAAGTTTGTACGCAATTTTGAGAAATATGCGGCACAGGCAACACCTGAAATTTTATCCGCGTCTCCAAGAATTTAA
- the dprA gene encoding DNA-processing protein DprA: MQEELRHQIALTQIPQIGDIVAKKLLAHFGSASEVLNASRKELGNIPDIGIVRADAIFQFRDYRKADKEIDFLEKHNIQAIFYTSTAYPKRLHHCADSPVMLYYKGTTNLNAARMVSIVGTRTPGEYGKNMCAQLVEALTSHNVVIISGMAYGIDIIAHKRAVQQRIPTIGVLAHGLDRIYPQQHRSTAMEMIDNGGLLTEFPSYTQPDRQHFPMRNRIVAGIADATIVIESGTQGGSMITADIANSYNKDVFAIPGRANDPHAAGCNELIRTNKAMLITSATDFLQTMGWHTDNTPSAVKFNPQKELFITLDDAEKHIVTLFSGDAEKHIDELRKESHLPGSQVNSLVLKLEMRHVLKSLPGQKYQLVN, translated from the coding sequence ATGCAGGAGGAATTACGCCACCAGATTGCACTTACACAAATTCCACAGATAGGAGATATTGTCGCAAAAAAATTACTGGCACACTTCGGTTCAGCCAGTGAGGTACTGAACGCTTCGAGAAAAGAACTCGGGAATATTCCTGACATCGGCATTGTCAGAGCGGATGCGATCTTTCAATTCCGTGACTACAGAAAAGCTGACAAGGAAATTGACTTCCTGGAAAAACACAACATCCAGGCGATCTTCTATACAAGTACAGCTTATCCGAAAAGGTTACATCATTGTGCCGACAGTCCGGTAATGCTATACTATAAAGGCACTACCAACCTGAATGCAGCCAGGATGGTCAGTATTGTCGGTACCCGCACACCCGGAGAATACGGCAAAAACATGTGTGCACAACTGGTAGAAGCACTCACCTCACACAATGTAGTGATCATCAGCGGAATGGCTTATGGCATTGATATCATCGCACATAAACGCGCTGTACAACAGCGTATTCCAACAATAGGCGTACTCGCTCATGGACTGGATCGTATCTATCCGCAGCAGCATAGAAGTACAGCCATGGAAATGATCGATAACGGTGGACTGCTCACAGAATTTCCCAGTTACACACAACCAGACAGACAGCATTTCCCAATGCGCAACCGCATCGTAGCTGGTATTGCAGACGCCACTATCGTTATTGAAAGCGGTACACAAGGAGGTTCGATGATCACTGCGGATATTGCGAACAGCTACAACAAAGATGTATTTGCCATTCCGGGCCGCGCTAATGATCCACACGCCGCTGGTTGTAATGAACTGATCAGGACCAACAAAGCCATGCTGATCACCAGCGCCACAGATTTTTTACAGACAATGGGATGGCATACTGACAACACCCCATCTGCTGTAAAGTTCAATCCGCAGAAAGAATTATTTATCACACTCGATGATGCAGAAAAACATATTGTTACACTATTCAGTGGCGATGCAGAAAAACACATCGATGAACTGCGCAAAGAAAGTCATCTTCCCGGCAGCCAGGTAAATTCACTGGTCCTAAAACTAGAAATGCGGCACGTTTTAAAAAGTCTGCCCGGACAGAAGTACCAACTTGTCAATTGA
- the folD gene encoding bifunctional methylenetetrahydrofolate dehydrogenase/methenyltetrahydrofolate cyclohydrolase FolD — translation MQILDGKLVSAAVKAQLADKVTELKALDKKVPHLAAILVGNNPASETYVASKVKSCAEIGFHSTLLRFDEKISEKHLLDNITLLNENADIDGILVQLPLPKHINEELVINAIDPSKDVDGFHPMNVGKMVIGLPTYIPATPYGIMLMLEHYNIPTKGKHAVVIGRSNIVGTPMSVLLSRNANPGNCTVTLTHSQTANLKELCLQADIIVAAIGRPNFVTADMVKEGAVVIDVGINRIEDASKKSGFRLVGDVDFNAVAPKTSFITPVPGGVGLMTIAALLKNTYNAASQKVNMN, via the coding sequence ATGCAAATTTTAGACGGTAAACTTGTTTCAGCGGCTGTTAAAGCCCAATTGGCAGATAAGGTAACTGAATTGAAAGCGTTGGACAAAAAAGTCCCTCACCTGGCAGCCATCCTGGTAGGTAATAATCCCGCCAGCGAAACTTATGTGGCATCAAAGGTTAAATCCTGCGCCGAAATTGGTTTCCACTCCACCCTTTTACGTTTCGACGAGAAGATTTCTGAAAAACACTTACTGGACAATATCACATTGCTGAATGAAAATGCAGATATTGACGGTATCCTCGTACAACTTCCTCTTCCAAAACATATCAACGAAGAACTGGTGATCAACGCCATTGATCCCAGCAAGGACGTAGATGGTTTTCACCCGATGAACGTAGGTAAAATGGTAATCGGATTACCTACCTACATTCCTGCGACTCCTTATGGCATCATGCTGATGCTCGAACACTACAACATTCCTACAAAAGGAAAACATGCAGTAGTGATCGGACGAAGCAACATCGTAGGTACGCCTATGAGCGTCCTGCTGAGCCGTAACGCAAATCCGGGTAACTGCACCGTAACGCTTACACACTCCCAGACCGCTAATCTGAAAGAGCTTTGCTTACAGGCAGATATCATCGTTGCAGCCATCGGTCGCCCGAACTTTGTAACCGCTGATATGGTAAAAGAAGGCGCTGTTGTGATCGATGTAGGAATCAATCGTATCGAAGACGCAAGCAAAAAGTCTGGCTTCAGACTGGTAGGCGACGTAGACTTCAATGCAGTAGCACCTAAAACCAGTTTCATCACACCGGTTCCGGGAGGAGTAGGTCTGATGACCATTGCAGCCCTGCTGAAAAACACATACAACGCTGCAAGCCAGAAAGTAAATATGAATTAA
- a CDS encoding CDP-alcohol phosphatidyltransferase family protein, protein MKQLPNILTLGNLFCGALAVIYILHSPEYRAEFNGGEYLVTNPAPMYWASAMVVLAALFDFTDGLAARWLKLQSPFGRELDSLADMVSFGLVPGMMLFRLLRSAYMSMPDVFDVSYVNLAPALMVPCFAAYRLAKFNLDTRQSENFIGIPTPAVGLLVASFPMIIMYNPFNLAHWLQNIWVLYIIIALLCYLMVAEIPMLSLKFKSLQIKPNWARFLLVVLSLIGIPFLQFATVPFVFVCYVLLSLVAKPTTGSAAK, encoded by the coding sequence ATGAAGCAACTTCCTAATATCCTGACGCTCGGCAACCTTTTTTGTGGTGCTCTTGCTGTTATTTACATTCTGCATTCTCCTGAATACAGAGCGGAATTCAACGGGGGAGAGTATTTGGTTACCAATCCTGCACCTATGTACTGGGCATCTGCCATGGTGGTACTGGCGGCCTTATTTGACTTTACCGACGGACTAGCAGCCAGATGGCTCAAACTGCAATCTCCTTTTGGCCGTGAGCTGGACTCACTGGCTGATATGGTGAGTTTCGGCCTGGTACCCGGTATGATGCTGTTCCGCCTGTTAAGAAGTGCATACATGAGTATGCCGGACGTATTTGATGTGTCTTATGTGAATCTGGCCCCGGCATTAATGGTACCTTGTTTCGCAGCTTACAGACTGGCGAAATTCAACCTGGATACCCGTCAGTCGGAGAACTTTATCGGTATACCGACACCAGCTGTAGGATTGCTGGTGGCGTCTTTCCCGATGATCATCATGTACAATCCATTCAATCTGGCACACTGGTTACAGAACATCTGGGTGCTTTATATCATTATCGCCCTGCTGTGTTACCTCATGGTAGCAGAGATTCCGATGCTCAGTCTGAAGTTCAAAAGTCTGCAGATCAAGCCTAACTGGGCCCGGTTCTTACTGGTGGTACTGTCACTGATTGGCATTCCCTTCTTACAGTTTGCGACTGTTCCGTTCGTTTTTGTATGTTATGTTTTACTGTCACTGGTGGCAAAACCTACAACCGGAAGCGCCGCTAAGTAG
- a CDS encoding 7-carboxy-7-deazaguanine synthase QueE gives MSTITADTATSLQLPVMERFYTLQGEGNYQGQAAYFIRLGGCDVGCHWCDVKESWDASRHPLIAISELVRDAAVHPGRIAVITGGEPLMHNLDPLTDALHAASFRTHMETSGSSPLSGHWDWITLSPKKFKAPLPEVCEVAHELKVVIFNKSDFAWAEKYAALAGPHCKLYLQPEWEKSAQVTPLIIDYIKENPKWQLSLQTHKYINVP, from the coding sequence ATGTCAACTATTACAGCCGATACCGCCACATCTCTTCAGCTTCCTGTTATGGAACGTTTCTATACCCTTCAGGGGGAAGGCAACTACCAGGGACAGGCCGCTTATTTCATTCGCCTTGGCGGATGCGATGTAGGCTGTCACTGGTGTGACGTAAAAGAAAGCTGGGATGCTTCCCGGCATCCGCTGATCGCCATCAGCGAACTGGTGCGCGACGCTGCTGTACATCCGGGTCGTATTGCCGTTATTACCGGTGGTGAACCCCTGATGCATAACCTCGATCCACTGACCGACGCCCTCCACGCAGCAAGCTTCCGTACACATATGGAGACCTCCGGCTCCTCTCCGCTCAGCGGCCATTGGGACTGGATTACCTTGTCTCCTAAGAAGTTCAAAGCCCCCTTACCTGAAGTATGCGAGGTGGCCCACGAACTGAAAGTGGTGATCTTCAATAAAAGCGATTTTGCCTGGGCAGAAAAATATGCTGCACTGGCTGGTCCGCATTGTAAACTATACCTCCAGCCTGAATGGGAGAAGTCCGCTCAGGTCACTCCCCTCATCATTGATTATATCAAGGAAAATCCAAAGTGGCAACTCTCTCTGCAAACGCATAAATACATCAATGTTCCCTAA